The genomic DNA TGAAGGAAGCAGGCTTCAACGGCGAAAATGCGATCTCGTCGCTGCTCGGCAACCTGCAGGCGGCACCGTCGCCGGCGGAGAAATCGCCGAAGAAGTAACGCGAAACCGACGGGATCCCTGGCCTCGCGGCTGGGGATCAGACTATGGGTGCGGGCATCAGGTCAGGCCGGCCCGCGCGTGACCGCAAGCATCCTGCGGCGCTGTCGTCGCGACCCTTAAACCGGCCCTGCGGCCGACGGTCCGCCTGCTTCCCTCCTGCCTCGGCTGCCGGGTCACGGGCCGCTCAACATGCTGGCGCACTAGCGCGCGTGTTCAATGCGCCACGTTCTGCCGTTTCCGCAAGTTGCCGAGAACTGGCCATTTACATCCACAAGTGCTAATATTTTTGGGCCGAAGGTTCCAGAGGAACCCGCCTCGCGACCGACAATCAGATAAACGCGAATTGCTTGCAGCCAATTGCCGCGCCGTCGGACGACCGCTCCATGAGCGCCGTCGATGTCCGACGACATCAACGTGGAGGAAAAGCCAATGGCCAGCAATCTTGTTTCGTATATCGCGCAGATGCTTACCCCTGACATGATCGCACGCATCGCTTCGGCGCTCGGGCTCGACAGCAGCAAGGTGCAGGGCGCCGTCAGCGCCGCCATTCCCGCGGTGCTGGCGGGACTGACGGGTGTCGCCGCGCAACCGGGCGGGGCGCAGAAGATCGCCGATACCGCCAGTCAACAAGGCGGATCGCTCGACAGTCTCATCGGGATGCTTCAGGGAGGCGATCAGGCGACGCTTAGCCAGAACGGGTCACAGATCATTTCGTCAATCTTCGGGGCAAAGGACGGCAGTGCGCTGGCAAGCGCCATCGGCGGGATCTCCGGCATGGACCCGCGGGCGAGCGGTTCGTTGCTGGCGACGCTTGCTCCCCTCGTGCTGGGTGGCCTTGCCCGGCAGAGCGGCGGCGATCTCAGCGCCAATGGCATTGCCGGACTGCTCGCGAGCCAGAAGGACAACATCGCGGCCGCCCTGCCCTCCGGCGCAAGAGAACTGCTTGGCGGAACAGGCTTGCTCGGCGGGCTCGGCGCTTCGGCACAGTCTGCCGCGGCCTCGGCGAGCCAGGTCGCCCGCGACGCCGCGACAGCGGCTTCGTCCGTCGGTGGAGCCGGTCAGCGCGCAGCCGAGGCGGCGACGCCGTCCGGGTCGCGCAACTGGCTCTACTGGGTGATTGCCGTGCTCGCGCTTGCAGCCGTGCTCTTCTATCTGTTCGGCAGACCGAGCGGAGAGGTCGCGCCACAGGCTGGCACGGCGGGGCAAAGCTTGACGGTCGGCGGGGTCGACATCGGCCGGCAGGTCCAGGACAGCATGGCGAGCCTGCAGACAACGCTGACCGGTGTCACGGACGCCGCCTCGGCCACGGCCGCCCTGCCGAAACTGGAGGAGATTTCAGCCGGGCTCGACAAAGTCACGGGCGCCACCGGGCAACTGTCTGCCGAACAGAAGGCAGCCCTTTCCGCGCTCGTCGGGCCGATGATGCCAACGCTCAACGGGCTTTTCGACAAGGTGCTGGCGATACCCGGCGCTTCCGACATCGTGAAACCCGCAATCGATGCATTGAAGACCAAGCTCGCCTCACTGGCGACCTGAAGAACCAGCCCAAGCATGAGCTGCCGGCCCTGCATTCCGCACGGACCGTTGGCGATTGTCATCGACGAAACCGGATAGGAAGGAAGACGGCCATGGCCGACAAATCGACATTCACCCCGGAAGAATGGACGCTGCTCCTGGAGAGCGTGATGATGGCCGGCATTGCCGTGACGGCCGCGGAGCCGAGCGGCCTCTGGGGGATGATGAAGGAAGGCATCGCCAACAGCAGCGCACTTCTGCAGGCAAAAGCCGATGCCGCAGCAAGCCCGCTCGTCAAGGCGCTGGTCGCCGACTTCGAAACCTCGGAGGGCCGGACCGCCGCTCGCGATGGGCTGCAGACGAAACTCAAGGGTGCCAAGCCGGAGGACATGAAGGCCAGGTGCATTGAAACGCTGAATCAGGCCCGGACACTCGTCGAGACCAAGGCGCAGGGTGATGTCGCAGCCTTCAGCACATGGCTATACCAGATCAGCCAGAAGGTGGCGGAAGCCGCCAAGGAAGGCGGCTTCCTGGGCTTCGGCGGCGTCGCTGTCAGCGATGCTGAGAAGGCCACCTTGTCGGAAATTTCCGCGGCGCTGAAAGTCGCCTAGGCAGCTGCGTTTCGCCGCGGAAGCACGAACGTGCCGTCAGCCCGGCCGCCGACGCCCTTGCCCGGTTCGCAACGGCATCGATGGCTATAGTTCGGCAAACCGCAATCGCTGGCGACAACGCCGCGACATCGTTGTCAGATGGGTCACCCTTTGACGCGGCGCACGACCCGCGATCGCCATATCAGGGTGGGCTATCGGAAGCGCCGGATGACCGCTGGCAAGGAGAACGATCGATCGCCCCGCCTCCGACACAACAGGAACGTGCCCGCCCCCATCCTGAAACAGATATCGAGCCTGCTGGCGATTTTGTTTCCTGGACGCCGAAGTCGAGTTGATAGAGACGCGCGTTTAAACAACGAACCCCGGAAGCTTCCGTGAACCGCCCTGAAGTCGGGCTGCTTCGCATAGCACATGGTGGTGAGATAGATTATGGCGGAGAGGGTGGGATTCGAACCCACGGTACGGTTGCCCGTACGCCGCATTTCGAGTGCGGTGCTTTCGACCACTCAGCCACCTCTCCGCTTTGCTGGTCGGCGCTTGTTCGGCGCGGTCGGGTTCATAGCGGCAGATTCGGGTGCTGGCAAGGGCCTTGTTTGAAGAATATGTAACGGCCTCGTTGCTTTCGCCTTGACACGCCTGTGCAAATCCTTGTAATCCGCGCAATGAAGTGGTGTGGCCTAGCTTCACCGCAGCGGGTGTGATTTGCGCCCTTTCACCGGTGGATATCCGAAAAGGAGATCCACTCAACTGTCGACTGAGAAAAAGACGGCCTTGTCTTCGGGCAGAGAGCCGGATCGAACATGAAAGGATAAAAAATGTTCGCAGTCATCAAGACCGGCGGTAAGCAGTACCGCGTGGCCGCCAACGACGTCCTCACCATCGAAAAGCTGGAAGGCGTTGCAGGCGACAAGATCGAATTCACCGAGATCCTGATGGTCGGCGTTGGCGCCGATGCAACCATCGGTGCTCCGTTTGTCGAAGGCGCCGTTGTCAGCGCTGAAGTTGTTGAGCAGGGTCGCGCCAAGAAGGTCATCGCCTTCAAGAAGCGTCGCCGCCAGAACTCCAAGCGCTCGCGCGGTCACCGCCAGCACCAGACGACCGTCCGCATCCTGGACATCGCTGCTGCCGGTGGCAAGGCAAAGAAGGCTTCGAAGAAGTCTGAAGCTGCCGCTGAAGCCGCTGCAAACTGAGTTCAGGGATCTAAGGTTTAAAGGAGAACACCAATGGCACACAAAAAAGCTGGCGGTTCGTCGCGTAACGGTCGCGATTCTGAGTCCAAGCGCCTTGGCGTGAAGAAGTTCGGCGGCGAGAACGTCATTGCAGGCAACATTATCGTGCGCCAGCGCGGTACGAAGTGGCATCCGGGCGCCAATGTCGGCCTCGGTAAGGACCACACGATTTTTGCACTTACGGCCGGCAACGTGGACTTCCGTACGAAGGCCAATGGCCGCGTGTACGTGTCTGTAATGCCGAAAGCCGAAGCAGCGGAATAAGCCGGTAGCGCTCTAAAACAGCCGGCGTCTCATCGACCCGGCTGACGCACCTGATGGTTCCAAGCCAGACTTCAAAGGGGAGATGGGGCAATACCCAACTCCCCTTTTTCGTTTCTGGAGGAAACCATGCAAACCGAGTTGTTGAGGGAAGACCAATCCCGGTCTCCCGAGCAGAGGCTGAGGCCCCAACGGTCAAGGACCGATTGCCCGATATTGTTGTCACCCCGGCTCGTTCTGCGCGCGCCCCATGAAGACGATATCGACGCCCTTGCCCATCTTGCCAACAATGCCAATGTCGCGACCATGGTTTCGCGCATGCCGCACCCGTATACGACGGCCGATGCCGCCGACTTCGTGCGACGCGCGAAAGCCGGCACGATTGGCAAGTGCGTCTACGCGATTACCAAAGCGGACAATGGCGCATTTCTCGGTTGTTGCGGTATCGAGCCGCATCCCGATGGCAAGACGGCGGAGCTCGGCTATTGGCTGGGCGAGCCCTATTGGAACCAGGGCTATGCCACCGAGGCCGCCCAGGTCCTGACCGACATGGCCTTCCGCACCCGCGACATCGACCAGATCGATGCGCGCTGCCGGGTCATGAACTTGGCATCGCGCCGGGTCATCCAGAAGTGCGGTTTCCAGTTCCAGGGCAGCGGCATGGTCGGCAGCCTGGCGCTCGGCGGCTCGATCGCCGTCGAATGGTACCGGCTCGACCGCAAGACCTGGGTCTCCTTGAGAAGCTGGGGAGGCATGCGATGAACGCGCTCGCTTCCGAACGCCAGCGGATCGTTGCCCGCCCCGGTCCCGGCCCCTGCCCGGTCATCGAGACCAAGCGCCTGGTCCTGCGCCCGCATCGGCGAAACGACGCCGAGGCGATCGCCCAGTCGCTCGGCGATTTCCAGGTGGCGCGCATGCTGGCGCGCGTTCCCGCGCCCTACGATCAGCAGGACGCGCTCGACTGGCTGACGGCGCAGACTTCGGGGCTGACGCCCGACTGGACCTTCGCCGTCACCACCGGTGACGACGTGCACATCGGCTGCGTCGGCATCGAGCTCCGCCACGGCCAATGGCATGTCGGCTACTGGCTGAACCGCTTCTACTGGGGCAAGGGCTTTGCCTCGGAGGCGACCTATGCGGCGGTCGAGCGCTTCTTCCGCCGCATGCCCGAAACGACCCTGCATTCCGGCGTCTTTGCCGACAATCCGGGATCGCTGAAGGTGCAGGAGAAGATCGGCTTCCAGATCACCGGCTGCGCCCAGGTCTATGCGCTCGCGCGCAACGCCATGGTCGCCCATATCGAGACGCGGCTGACCGCCGCCGATCTGCGCCGACCGCACTAGAGAACATCCCCGCGAAGCTCGGGCTTCGCGGGGACCTTTTTTGTCATGCGAGCGTGAAACCGACAGGCAGGTGGTCGGAACCCTTGGCCTCATAGTCGGTCCAGGCATCGGTGAGACGAGACGCAAGGCCGGCGCTCAAGAAACAATAGTCGAGATGCATGCGTTTTTCGGGGTTTTCGGGATGGATCCAGCTATAGCTTTCAGGCGTCAGGCGGCCGAGATGGGCAAGCGCATCGACCGGATTCTCAAGCCGCAGCGAACGGCCGTAGAAGGCGTCGCGCGAGCCGGTCATCGCGCAGTATTCCGGCGTCTCCGGCTCCATGTTGAAATCGCCCATGACGACGAAGTCCTCCGGATGCGGCGGCTCGGCCATGCCGAAATCGGCCGCCCCGGTGATCGCGCCGCCTTCGAGCGGATAACCGAGCAGCCGCTCCTTGAGATAACGGATCTGGGCAATACGCTCGGCCGGCAGCACATGATCGAGATGCACGGAATAGACCCGGAGCGGACCGTCGGGCGTTGCGACCAGCGCTTCCGTCGCCCCGCGCTGCAGGTTCATCGGGCTGATCGTGCGGGTGCGCGGCAAGGGGATGAGCCGGGTTGCAAGGATCGGCCAGCGCGACAGGATCATGTTGCCGAACTGGAAGCGCCGGCTGACGGCGCGTCCATCCTCGATCGCCGAACCGATGTCGATGTCGCAAGGCGCGTGGAAGGCGGAGAAATGGCCGGGAAACAGCTTTTCGAAGCGGGTGACGAGATCGACATGGCCGTTGCGGTGAAAGCCGCGCGTCACTTCCTGAAGCGCGATGATGTCGGCGTCCCCGATCGAAGCGGCGATACGCTCGGGATCGAAGCGACCGTCGAGGCCGATGCCGTATTGGATGTTGTAGCTAACGAACCGCACGATATTCTTTGACCTCCGAATAAACCGCCTATATCGATGGCGGCAAATTACAGCGCCGCGCATCCTTTAGGACCTGCAAAGGTCGCTGTAACACTTTCTAAGACCGCGCACTTACACCGAACAGATGGCAGCCCAATGAAATTTCTCGACGAAACGAAAGTCTATATCCGCTCCGGCGACGGTGGCGCAGGCGCCGTCTCGTTCCGGCGCGAGAAGTTCATCGAGTTCGGCGGACCGGACGGCGGCGACGGCGGCCGTGGCGGAGACGTCTGGGTTGAGGCCGTCAACGGTCTGAACACGCTCATCGACTTCCGTTACCAACAGCACTTCAAGGCCAAGACCGGCCAGCACGGCATGGGCCGCAACCGCACCGGCGCCGGCGGCGACGACGTGACGCTGAAGGTCCCGGTCGGCACCCAGATCTTCGAGGAAGACAACGAGACGCTGATCGTCGACATGGTCGCCGAGGGCCAGCGCTATCGGCTGGCCGCCGGTGGCAATGGCGGCTTCGGCAACGCCCGCTTCAAGTCCGCGACCAACCAGGCGCCGAACTGGGCCAACCCCGGTCTCGAGGGCGACGAGAAGACGCTCTGGCTGCGGCTGAAGCTGATCGCTGATGCCGGTCTCGTCGGTCTGCCGAATGCCGGCAAGTCGACCTTCCTTGCCGCCTGCACGCGCGCTCGCCCGAAGATCGCCAACTATCCGTTCACGACGCTGCATCCCAATCTCGGCGTCGCCACCATCGACGGCAACGAGTTCATTATCGCCGACATTCCCGGCCTGATCGAAGGTGCGCATGAAGGTGTGGGCATCGGCGACCGCTTCCTCGGCCATGTCGAGCGCACGCGTGTGCTGCTGCACCTCGTCTCCGCCCAGGAGGAAGATGTCGCCAAGGCCTATAAGACGGTCAGGCACGAGCTCGAAGCCTATGGCGGCGGGCTGGAAGACAAGCCGCAGATCATCGCACTGTCGCAGATCGACGTGCTCGACGAGGACGAGCTGAAGATAAAAGCCAAGGCGCTGGCCAAGGCCTGCGGCGAGCAGCCCCTGCTGCTCTCTGCCGCCGTCGGCAAGGGCATGACCGAAGCGCTGCGAGCGTTGCGCAGCGTCATCGTCGCCGCCAAGGCCGGTGAAGGCTATGGCGAGGAGAACCTCTGAGATGACCAAGACCCGCAAGCCGCTTTTGAAGTATCGCCGGGTCGTCATCAAGATCGGGTCGGCATTGCTGGTCGACCGCGCCACCGGGCTGAAGAAGGCCTGGCTTGACGCCATGTGCGCCGACATCGCCGGCCTGAAGTCCAAGGGCGTCGAAGTGCTGGTCGTCTCCTCGGGCGCGATCGCGCTCGGCCGTACCGTGCTCAACCTGCCGGCAGGTGCCCTGAAGCTCGAAGAGAGCCAGGCGGCCGCCGCCGTCGGCCAGATTGCGCTCGCGCGCGCCTGGTCGGAGAGCCTTTCGACCGATGCCATCGTCGCCGGCCAGGTGCTGCTGACACTCGGCGACACGGAAGAGCGCCGCCGCTACCTCAACGCCCGCGCCACCATCAACCAGCTGCTGAAACTCGGCGCCGTGCCGATCATCAACGAGAACGATACGGTCGCGACCACAGAAATCCGCTATGGCGACAACGATCGTCTCGCCGCCCGTGTCGCCACTATGGTCGGCGCCGATTTGCTGGTGCTGCTCTCCGATATCGATGGGCTCTACACGGCCCCGCCGCATCTCGACCCGAACGCCCGCTTCCTCGAAACGATCGCCGAGATCACCCCTGAGATCGAGGCCATGGCCGGGGGTGCGGCATCCGAGCTTTCGCGCGGCGGCATGCGCACCAAGATCGATGCCGGCAAGATCGCCACGACCGCCGGCTGCGCCATGATCATCGCCTCAGGCAAGCCGAACCATCCGCTGGCGGCGATCGAGGACGGTGCCCGTTCGTCCTGGTTCGCACCATCAGGCTCGCCGGTGACCGCGCGCAAGACCTGGATTGCCGGGCAATTGCTGCCGGCCGGAACGCTTGCCGTCGATGCCGGTGCCGAAGAGGCGCTGCGCTCGGGCAAGAGCCTGCTGCCGGCCGGCGTCCGTGACGTGACGGGCAGCTTCAGCCGCGGTGACACCATCGCCATTCTCGGCACCTCCGGCCGCGAGATCGCCCGTGGTCTTGCCGGCTACGATGCCGACGAAGCCCGCCAGATCGCCGGCAAGAAATCGGCCGAGATCGCCGCGATCCTCGGCTATGCCGGCCGCGCCGCCATGGTGCACCGCGACGATATGGTGATGACCGGAAAACGCGCTGAGGCCGAGGGCAGCCGGAAGGATGAAGTCCATGCTTGACGAGGTGAAAAACAAGGGCGACGTCGAGACCGTCATGCTGGAGATCGGCCGCAACGCCAAGGCCGCCAGCCGACCGCTTGCCATCGCCAGCGCCGAACGCAAGCACGCCGCCCTGATCGCCATGGCCGATGCGATCGTCGCCCGCACGGACGAGATCCTGGCGGCCAATGCGATCGACCTTGAAAACGCCCGAGAAAGCGGCGTCGCCGCCTCTTTCATCGACCGCCTGACGCTGAGCGAAGGCCGCATCCGCGACATGGCAAACGGCATTCGCGCGATTGCCGAGTTCAAAGATCCGGTCGGTGACATCATTGCCGAATGGGACCGGCCGAACGGCCTGCACATCGAGCGCGTCCGCACGCCGCTCGGCGTCATTGGCGTCATTTATGAAAGCCGGCCGAACGTGACGGCTGATGCCGGCGCGCTGTGCCTCAAGGCCGGCAACGCCGTGATCCTGCGCGGCGGCTCCGACAGCTTCCATTCCTCCAGCGCGATCCATGCCTGCCTCGTCGAAGGCCTCAAAGCCGCCGGCCTGCCGGAACATGCGATCCAGATGGTGCCGGTCTCTGACCGCGCGGCCGTCGGCGCCATGCTCTCGGGTCTTGGCGGCACGATTGATGTGATTGTACCGCGCGGGGGCAAGAGCCTCGTTGCCCGGGTGCAGAACGAAGCGCGCGTGCCGGTCTTTGCCCATCTCGAAGGCCTCTGCCACATCTATGTCGATGCCTCTGCCGATCTCGCCATGGCGGAAAAGATCGTCGTCAACGCCAAGATGCGCCGCACCGGTATCTGTGGTGCTGCCGAAACACTGCTGATCGACCGCAACGACGCCGACCGACTGGTCAAGCCGTTGCTGAACGCCCTGCTGTCAGCGGGCTGCGAAGTACGCGTCTCCGACGAGCTCTCAGGCGCGGTCGACGGCCTGAAGGAAGCGACCGACGAGGATTGGGCAACGGAATATCTCGACGCCATCATCTCCGTGAAGCTGGTTGACGGGATCGCCGGTGCGATCGAGCACATCGGGACCTGGTCGTCGGCCCACACGGAGGCCGTCATCGCTGAGGATCCCGAGGTCGTCGAGCGTTTCTTCTCGGAGATCGATTCCGCGATCTTGCTGCATAACGCCTCGACCCAGTTTGCCGATGGCGGCGAATTCGGCATGGGCGGTGAAATCGGCATCGCCACGGGCAAGATGCATGCGCGCGGACCGGTCGGCGTCGAACAGCTGACCTCTTTCAAGTATCGGGTGCGTGGTGCTGGACAGGTCAGGCCCTGAGGTGACGGCAGGCAGGGTGAACACCCGCTACCTGCGCATGCCCCATGTCGAAGCCGGCATGGTGGTGGGCCTCTTCGGCGGATCCTTCAACCCGCCGCATGAGGGCCATGTGCTCGTTGCCGACACGGCGATCCAACGGCTCGGGCTCGACCAGCTCTGGTGGATGGTGACCCCCGGCAATCCGCTGAAGGACCACAACAATCTGGCGCCGCTTGCCGACCGCATCGCCATGAGCGAAGCGATCGCGCACAACCCGCGCATCAAGGTGACGGCCTTCGAAAAGGCGTTGAGGCAGAGCTATACCGCCCGCACGCTCGAAATCGTGCAGGCGCGAAACCGCGACATTCGCTTCGTCTGGATCATGGGCGCCGACAACCTGAAGAGCTTCCATCGCTGGCAGAACTGGCAGAAGATCGCCCGCACTTTTCCGATCGCCGTCATCGATCGGCCGGGCTCGACGCTCGCCTATCTCTCCTCACGCATGGCGAAAACCTTCGACTATGCTCGCATCGACGAGGACGACGCGCGGCGCCTCCCCTTCCACCGCGCGCCAGCCTGGACCTTCATCCATGGACCGCGCTCATCGATGAGTTCGACGGCGCTTCGCGCCGCCGGTGGAGTATGATTTCCAGGGATTCAGTTCTGCTGTCTTGAAACAGCTACGGTTTGATGCCTACATTCATGGACGGTTCGATCTTTGTTCGAATCGGAAGTGCCTGTTCTGTTCATGTGGAAAGGAAAGACCCTGACAACAGCACACGCCAAGGGATATGCGGTTACCGCATTCCCGCGCAGCACGGGATCTAGCGACGAAGCCGCTGTCCGTGCGCTTCAACTGGTCCTCGAGAGCCTAGAGGACTCGAAGGCAGAAGACATCGTCAGCATCAACATTGCCGGAAAGTCGGCGCTGGGAGACTTCATGGTCGTTGTCTCCGGGCGATCGAACAGGCATGTGATGGCCATTGCAGATCACCTGACGACCGACCTGAAAGACGGGGGCTTTGGCAATGCCCGTGTCGAAGGTCTGGAAGGCGGTGACTGGGTGCTGATCGACACCGGTGATGTGATCGTTCACATCTTCCGGCCGGAAATCCGGGAGTTCTACAACATCGAGAAGATGTGGGCGGCTCCCGAGATCGAGGACGGCACCTTGCATTGAGACCGACCGGGTCGCCGCGCAGCTGAATGCCGGACGAGCCGAGTTGCGGTCATGCATGAATGTGAAGGGCTGGCGCCGCCTTGGGCGGCGTTGTCAGCCGGATATTTGTTGCGACTGATCGTAACCTGCAGGCCCGTCAACCGGACAAGGCGCGCAACGACGCTGCAAGGCTCCAGGAACGCGGTATAAGATTCTCCTTGAATCGACCCGATTTCAGGAACTATGCAGTGCGCGTTGCAGCGCAAGCGAGGACGGACAAGGTCATGCGTATCGGACTTTTCGCAGTCGGCCGCCTCAAGGCGGGGCCGGAAAAGGATCTTGCGGCCCGTTATCTCGATCGCTTCTCCAAGGCCGGTCCGGCGATCGGGCTTGAGCTTTCCCGCGTCGTCGAAGTCAACGAAAGTCGTGCTTCGAACGCCGAGACGCGCAAGCGCGAGGAAGCCGCACAGCTCGAAAAGGCACTGGCCGAAGGCAGTCTGCTCGTGCTCTTGGACGAACGCGGCAAGGCGCTGGATTCGGAAGGCTTCTCATCGCTTCTCGGCACGTTCCGCGACAGCGGCAAGCGTGACCTGATGATCGCGATCGGTGGCGCCGATGGTCTCGATCCGAGCCTTCATCCCCGCGCCGATGCGGTGCTGAACCTTGGAAAGATGACCTGGCCGCACCAGCTCGTGCGCATCCTGATCGCCGAGCAGCTCTATCGGGCCGTCACCATTCTCTCCGGCCACCCCTATCATCGGGTCTGAAGCGGCGGGGCTGCTTTTCGGGCAACCTCTCCCGGTACACGCGGCGATAACGAGAATATGCTTGGTCGTGCGCGCCAAATCAGATTAGGTTTTTTCCTCATATTTTCGGATGGACGCACGCAACGGATGACGCCCCGAGGCAGGACCAGCGTTTTCGGCATGGGAAGAGACGACGCAGGACGGCTTGCCCGTACTGCGGCGGTCTTTGCGCTTGCGCTTGCGATCGGCCTGCCGGCGAGCGCCCAGGAGGCCACGCCGCCCGCCGCCGCGACCGGTCAGGAGCAGGGCCCGCCCGACCCCGCCGCCGACCTCACGCTTCGCCGCAACAGTACGCGCAGCGAACTGGATGCGCTCTCCAAGACGATCACGCTTTCCCAGGAGCGCGCCAATGCGCTGACGGAAACCATTGCCGAAATCGACAAGACCAACGAGACGCTGCGCGCCGCAATCGTCGAGTCCGCAAAGAAACGCCAGGATCTCGAACAGCAGATCGTCGATGGCGAGAAGAAGCTGAGCGACCTTAGAACCAAGGAAGACACGGTCCGTCGCTCGCTGCGCTCACGCCGGGGCGTGCTTGCCGAGGTGCTCGCCGCCCTGCAGCGGATGGGACGCAACCCGCCGCCGGCGATCCTGGTGACGCCTGAGGATGCGCTCGGCTCCGTGCGCAGCGCCATTCTGCTTGGCGCCGTCGTGCCCGGCCTGCGCAAGGAAACCGAAAACCTGGTGGCCGACCTCAAGGCGCTCGCCGACATCCGCACCGGCATCGACCGGCAGCGCGAGGACCTGACTGCGGCAATGACCGCCAATGTCGAGGAAGAGCGCCGCATGTCGATGCTGGTTGCCGAAAAGGAAAAGCTGCGCCAGACGAGCGCCAGCGAACTTGCGGCCGAGCAGCGCAAGGCGCAGGAACTGGCCTCGCAGGCGACCAATCTCCAGGGCCTGATCGGCTCGCTCGAGGACCAGATCTCCTCCGTTCGCGAGGCTGCCGAAGCGGCGCGCGCGCAGGAGGAAGAACGCCGTCGTATGAGCGAGGCAGAGCGCGAGGCGGCGCGGGAACTCGCCCGCAATGCGGTGCCTGACAAAAACCGCATTGCGCCCGCATATGTGTTTTCGGAGCTGAGGAACAAGCTTGCCTATCCGGCCGCGGGATCGCTGTTGCGCAAATTCGGCGATGCAGACGGCACGGGGCATTCCCTGCAAGGGATCATGTTGGAAACCAATCCCGGCGCGCTGGTGACTGCGCCGTCAGATGGCTGGATCGTCTATGCAGGCAATTTCCGCAGTTATGGGCAGATGATCATTCTCAACCCGGGCGACGGCTACCACGTCGTGCTTTCGGGGATGGAGAAGGTGAGCGTTCAGACTGGGCAGTTCGTCGTCGCCGGAGAACCGCTGGCGACGATGGGCGCAAAAAGAGTGGCGAGCGCTGCGGCCTTGGCGCTGGAAACGGACCGGCCGACGCTTTACATTGAATTCCGAAAAGACGGAAAACCGGTTGATTCCCGACCATGGTGGACCGCAGCAGAGGTTGGAAAGGCGCGAAATGATACGTAGGGCTTCACTTGTTCTGGTCGGGGCGCTGATGGGCGCGACCGCGATGGGCGTGGTTTATTCGGCTGTCGTTCCGGCCGTCGCTGCCAACACCTCGACCTATCGCGAACTGGCAATCTTCGGCGACGTGTTCGAACGCGTGCGGGCGCAATACGTGACGCCGCCGCAGGACGACAAGCTGATCGAGAACGCGATCAACGGCATGCTTTCCTCGCTCGACCCGCATTCGAGCTACATGAACTCGACCGATGCCGAGGACATGCGCACCCAGACGCGCGGTGAATTCGGCGGCCTCGGCATCGAAGTGACGATGGAAGACGACCTCGTCAAGGTCACGAGCCCGATCGACGACACACCTGCGGCCCGCGCCGGCGTGCTTGCCGGCGACTTCATTTCCAAGATCGACGGTGCGGATGTTCGCGGACTG from Ensifer adhaerens includes the following:
- a CDS encoding glutamate-5-semialdehyde dehydrogenase encodes the protein MLDEVKNKGDVETVMLEIGRNAKAASRPLAIASAERKHAALIAMADAIVARTDEILAANAIDLENARESGVAASFIDRLTLSEGRIRDMANGIRAIAEFKDPVGDIIAEWDRPNGLHIERVRTPLGVIGVIYESRPNVTADAGALCLKAGNAVILRGGSDSFHSSSAIHACLVEGLKAAGLPEHAIQMVPVSDRAAVGAMLSGLGGTIDVIVPRGGKSLVARVQNEARVPVFAHLEGLCHIYVDASADLAMAEKIVVNAKMRRTGICGAAETLLIDRNDADRLVKPLLNALLSAGCEVRVSDELSGAVDGLKEATDEDWATEYLDAIISVKLVDGIAGAIEHIGTWSSAHTEAVIAEDPEVVERFFSEIDSAILLHNASTQFADGGEFGMGGEIGIATGKMHARGPVGVEQLTSFKYRVRGAGQVRP
- a CDS encoding nicotinate-nucleotide adenylyltransferase: MNTRYLRMPHVEAGMVVGLFGGSFNPPHEGHVLVADTAIQRLGLDQLWWMVTPGNPLKDHNNLAPLADRIAMSEAIAHNPRIKVTAFEKALRQSYTARTLEIVQARNRDIRFVWIMGADNLKSFHRWQNWQKIARTFPIAVIDRPGSTLAYLSSRMAKTFDYARIDEDDARRLPFHRAPAWTFIHGPRSSMSSTALRAAGGV
- the rsfS gene encoding ribosome silencing factor — its product is MWKGKTLTTAHAKGYAVTAFPRSTGSSDEAAVRALQLVLESLEDSKAEDIVSINIAGKSALGDFMVVVSGRSNRHVMAIADHLTTDLKDGGFGNARVEGLEGGDWVLIDTGDVIVHIFRPEIREFYNIEKMWAAPEIEDGTLH
- the rlmH gene encoding 23S rRNA (pseudouridine(1915)-N(3))-methyltransferase RlmH, with product MRIGLFAVGRLKAGPEKDLAARYLDRFSKAGPAIGLELSRVVEVNESRASNAETRKREEAAQLEKALAEGSLLVLLDERGKALDSEGFSSLLGTFRDSGKRDLMIAIGGADGLDPSLHPRADAVLNLGKMTWPHQLVRILIAEQLYRAVTILSGHPYHRV
- a CDS encoding murein hydrolase activator EnvC family protein — translated: MGRDDAGRLARTAAVFALALAIGLPASAQEATPPAAATGQEQGPPDPAADLTLRRNSTRSELDALSKTITLSQERANALTETIAEIDKTNETLRAAIVESAKKRQDLEQQIVDGEKKLSDLRTKEDTVRRSLRSRRGVLAEVLAALQRMGRNPPPAILVTPEDALGSVRSAILLGAVVPGLRKETENLVADLKALADIRTGIDRQREDLTAAMTANVEEERRMSMLVAEKEKLRQTSASELAAEQRKAQELASQATNLQGLIGSLEDQISSVREAAEAARAQEEERRRMSEAEREAARELARNAVPDKNRIAPAYVFSELRNKLAYPAAGSLLRKFGDADGTGHSLQGIMLETNPGALVTAPSDGWIVYAGNFRSYGQMIILNPGDGYHVVLSGMEKVSVQTGQFVVAGEPLATMGAKRVASAAALALETDRPTLYIEFRKDGKPVDSRPWWTAAEVGKARNDT